From the Lujinxingia sediminis genome, the window CCAGGAGGTTGCATTCAGCGATTGGCTTTGAATCTCCCAATCGCTACGAAGAGAAGATGGCCCGCGCCGCGCTAGGTCAGGCGGCATGAATTAAGAGATGACTGTCCAGGAAAGCGGGGCAACTTCACACACCCGCATAAAACCTTGCGATGGTCCCTCTCTCGGACGGTCAACGTCACCCACAACTTCCCAAACGTTGAACCCAATGCGGCACGACTCACTCCCCCCACAACTCGCCCCACACCCGCATAAAACCTCGCGATGGTCCCTCTCTCGGACGGTCAACACCACCCACAACTTCCCAAACGTTGAACCCAATGCGGCACGACTCACTCCCCCCCACAACTCGCCCCACACCCGCATAAAACCTTGTGATGGTCCCTCTCTCGGACAGACACACCGGACGGCGGCCGTCCACCTCGCAAACTTCCCCACGACCTCTCAAACCTCCCCACAACGCGAACCTCCCACGCCCCACAACCACCTAACCACACAACCTCACAACCTCAACGCGAACCTCCCACGCCCCACAACCACCTAACCACACAACCTCAACGCGAACCTCCCCAACACACATGGCAACTCCCATCTTCGCGAACCTCGGTGCCTTCCCACCCCCCCTCCACCTGTGCGAACCTCCCCACTTCGATGCCCCCACACGCCCGGTCCCACCTCCCGAGTGCCAGATGGCCCTTCGACAGGTCGACATCTACCTTCCCCCCGAGCACGAGCCTCTTGGCGAGCTCAAGGACGCCCCCAGCGCCCTCTCCCGCCACGATCTGACATTCGATGACGACTCCACACTGACCTCCATCGTCCTGGAAACCGGCGACTCCGACGCGCTCCTGGAGTGGCTGCACGCGAAGGTCGGCGATATCGAAGGGCATCGCATCGTCGTGCGAGAGGTGCTGGCAACGCTGCCCCGACAGGGCGAAGAGGAAGGAGAAACGACCGTCGAAGAGCTGGGGGCGCTTCAAAACGGAGACGAAAATAACGAGGAGGAGCAAGACAAGGGGGCGGCCGCCCGCATCAGCCGCGAGGAGGTCTACCAGGACGTCACTGACGCGATCAGCGTGACCAGCGTGCACTACGCCCTGGTGGCGCTCTCCACCATCGTGGCCGCCGGCGGCATGCTGCGCGACAGCTCCGCGGTGGTGATCGGCGCGATGGTCATCGCCCCCCTGATCGGCCCCAACATCGCGCTGGCCCTCGGAGCCACCCTGGCCGACTGGAAGCTGATTCGACGCTCCGCCCTGGTCAACTTCCTGGGACTCCTCCTTGGACTCGGACTCGCCGTGCTCGGCGGCTTCTTCCTTCCGGTGGACATCACCGTCGGCGAAATCGCATCGCGCACCCGCGCCGGACTGGCTGACGTGGTGCTGGCGCTGGCCGCCGGCGCCGCGGGCGTGCTCTCGGTGACCCGCGGGGTCTCCACCGCACTGATCGGCGTGATGGTCGCGGTCGCACTTCTTCCCCCTCTGGTTACCACCGGACTTTTGCTGGGCACCGCCCACTGGAGCGGCGCCTACGGTGCGGGCATGCTTACGCTGATCAACCTGGTGGCCATCAACCTGGCGGGCATCATCACCTTCCGCATCCAGGGCATCCGCCCGATGACCTGGTATGGCGAGGAGAAGGCCCGACGCCTGAGGTTCTATGCCATCGGGCTCTGGCTGGTGCTGATGGGATTGCTGATCGTGGTGATTGTTTTTGCCCCCCCGAGCTCAATCACCGGCGACGAAGCCTCCTCCCCCTCCACGACCATCGAGACCCCGCTGGACTGAGCCCAACCTCACCCCTCGCTCAAACTCTTCAAAAGGCTCTGCTGCGAAACCACGATCTTCTCCTCCTCGCCAGCCTCCACACGCACATAGCTGCCGTCGGCCTGCAACTCCCAGGCGTTGAGGTTGTCGCGAAAATGCACGTCGAGGCCTTCCTCAATCACCCGCGCACGATGCGCCTCATCCTCAACCGGGAAAGCCACCTCGATGCGCCGAAACATGTTGCGCTGCATCCAGTCCGCGCTGGCGAGATACACCTTCGGATCGCCAGCGTTATGGAAGTAGTAGACCCGGGAATGCTCCAGAAAGCGTCCCAGGATCGAGCGCACCCGAATGTTCTCACTCACTCCCGGAACCCCCGGACGCAAACAACAGATACCGCGCACCACAAGCTCCACCCTCACCCCGGCCTGGGAGGCTTTGTACAGCTCACGAATAAGCCGGGGCTCAGTGAGCTGATTCATCTTCGCGCGAATCAACCCCTCACCACCGGCTTCGGCCTGCTTGATCTCGTTGCGAATCAGGCGCAGCAGGCGTTTATGCAGATGAAAGGGGGCCTGCACCAACTTCTTGAGCTTGAGCGCCTTACCCAGCCCGGTGAGCTGCTGAAAGACGCGATGCGCATCGGCGGTGATCGTCTCATCGGCGGTCATCAGGCCAAAGTCCGTATAAAGCCGGGCGGTGCGCGGATTGTAGTTCCCCGTCGACAAATGCACGTAGCGCCTCAATCCCCCCGCCTCTCTCCGCACCACAAGCGCCATCTTGGCGTGGGTTTTATGGCCCATCACCCCGTAGAGCACATGCGCGCCGGCGTCCTGAAGACGGTTGGCAATCGCGATGTTAAAGGCCTCGTCAAAACGCGCGCGCAGCTCCACGACGGCCGTGACCTCCTTGCCGGCGCGCGCCGCCTCGGCCAGCGCCTGAGGCAGCGGTGACTCCGGATCGGAGCGATACAGCGTCTGTTTGATCGCCAGCACGTTCGGGTCGGCCGCGGCCTGACGAATGAACTCCAGCACCGGGAAAAACGACTGATAGGGATGGTGCAAAAGCACCGTCTTCTGGCCAATCGCCTCGAAGATATCGCCCTGCCGCATCGCCGCCGGCGGAGGTGCGGGCACAAAGCCCGGATATTTCAGGTCGGCCCGCTCCAGATCGGCCGGGATCATCATCAGGCGGTTGAGGTTCACAGGCCCGTTGACCTGATAAAGATCGGCCTCCGTCAGCTCGGTCTGCTCCAGCAGAAAGCGCGCCACGTCCATCGGGCAATTATCCGCCACCTCCAGACGCACCGCCTCCCCGTAGTTGCGCGCATAGAGTTCGTCTTCGACGGCGATCATCAGATCTTCGACTTCCTCCTCATCGACGTAGAGCTCGCTGTTGCGCGTGATGCGAAACTGATAGCAGCCGGTCACGCTCATCCCGGCAAAGAGCTCATCGACATGCGCATGAATCACCGACGACAAAAACACATAGTCGTGCGCCCCACCGCTCACCTCCCGCGGCACCTGAATCAGCCGGGGAAGGCTGCGCGGCGCGGGCACCACCGCCATGCGACTCTGGCGCCCGAACGCATCTTTGCCCTCCAACGACACGACGAAATTGAGGCTTTTATTGACCACCCGTGGAAAAGGATGGCTCGGATCGATGCCCATCGGACTGAGCACCGGCAGGACCTCTTCTTGAAAATAGCGCTCCACCCAGGCCCGCTGGCGAGCACTCCAGCTGGCGCGTTTCAAAAAACGCACGCCCTCCTGCTCCAACTCCGGAATGAGCACCTCGTTGAGCAGCCGGTACTGCGCCTCCACAAAGGCCGAGCAACGCTCACAGATCTGCGCGAGCACCTGGCGGGGTCGCATCCCATCGGGGCCCACGATCTCGGTATCCACCTGAATCTCATGCTTGAGCCTGGCCACCCGAATCTCAAAAAACTCATCAAGGTTGGTGCTGGAGATGCACAAAAACTTCAGGCGCTCCAGGAGCGGCACACGCTCATCTTCGGCCAACGCAAACACGCGGGCGTTAAACGCCAGCCAGTTCAGCTCGCGGTTCAGATAAAGACTCGAGTCACGCAGGGAGGTCTGTCTGGCCATAATTCACTCCTCGATACATGAAGGCATCCCCGGTCCACACATCGCGGACCAGCTAAAACGAAGTCCCCACAAGCTGCGCGAATGTTCCAAAAAGGGAAATTAATCGAGCGACAAACGCACGCCCACGCTGAGCATCAGCTGCCAGTTGAACGCCGCCGTGTAACGCCCGGGCTGAGCAAAGCTCTGGTAGCCCTCAAAGCGCTCAAAGGTCGACTCGGCCACAAAGGGGTTCCAGGTGGCGTTGAGCTCCACCGGGATCGTCAGAGCGCCGCGATTCAGGGTATAGCCAAGCGCCATCGCTGCGCCCACATAGGATGGCGCGCGGGTCTGCATCTCGCTTTGACGGCCATCCTGATCGATGGTCGCGTTGCTGGTCACGCCGAGCACCAGCTCGGGGCCGGCCGCAAGGCTTAAGCCCCCGGCATCCCAGGCGTTGGAGAGCTCCACCATCACGGGCAGGCGCAGGCTGTGAGCGCGCAGCACCGCGTCGATGCGAGCGCCCCGCTCCACATCTTCGGCAAAGCCCTTCCCGCTCTGAAATCCGTAGAGAAGCTCAAGGCGCGCGGAGAGTTTGGCGCCGGAGCCCTTCCAGAGGGCAGCGCGCGCGGTGGGCCCCACCACAAAACCCGTGCCCCGGAACGCCGTGCCATACAGCAACGTGGGCGCGCCCACCGGATCTTCGGGGCGATAAAGCCACCCGAAGCTCGCACCGGCGCGCGCGCCCACCTCAACCTCTTCCAACCCACCGAGCTCCAGCGCCTCAGCCCCCTGCGGTATGCACAACGCCGTCAGCAGGCAGAGCACCGCAACGCCCATCAGGCTCGCGCCCCCCGGGCGCCCGTGTGCTGAAGCTCGGTAGGTCGTCATACGCGTTTAATCTCCACTTTCTGCATCACGGCGTCTTCGTGGGGACAGTCGCGACGGTCACGGGGCAGATTGCCGATCGTCTCCACCACGTCCATGCCCGCCACAACTTCACCGAAGACCGCGTGGCGGTTGTCGAGGTGAGGCGTCGGCCCCAGCGTGATGAAGAACTGGCTGCCGTTGGTGTTCGGACCGGCGTTGGCCATCGAGAGCATGCCCGCTTTGGTGTGCTTGAGCTCCGGGTGGAACTCATCGGCAAACTTGTAGCCCGGACCGCCGGTGCCCTGCCCCAGCGGATCGCCGCCCTGAATCATAAAGCCCGGGATCACGCGGTGGAAGATCACGCCATCGTAGTAGTTACCTTTGGACTCTTCAAAGGTGTTCAAATCGGTGTAGGCGCGCTGACCGGTGGCCAGGCCCACGAAGTTCGCGACGGTCTTCGGCGCGCGAGCTTCAAAGAGTTTGATATCGATCACACCGTGATTGGTATGAATGATCGCGTGCAGCTCACCTTCGCCGCCGACGTAATCAGCGGGGACTTCCGAAAAGCTCTTCAACTGACTCATAGATGCTCCTTTAAAAAGGGCGCGTTTTACGGCGCGAAAAAAACCCATCAAACGTCCTTCAAGGGGGGTGTCGCCGCAGAGAATTACAGCAGCAAATCAAACTCGTAAAGCACCCCGGTGAACACACCGACATGGCCCTGGTACTTGCCATCGTAGGTGATCTCACCGGTGGACTCATCGTAGGTGGCGCGCTCGCTCATCGCCTGATCAAAACCCAGATTATAGCCCATACGCAGCTCCACCGGGATACGTACCGGCCCCACACTGATCTCCATGCCCGCGCTCAAGGTAAGCAGGGTGTAGTTCGAGGGCGCAATCTGGTTACGATCGTTGAGCTGGTTGGCGTAGCCGCCCATCGAGCCGGCGCGCTGCTCTTCGCGGTACTCCAGCGTACTCTCGGACTGGAAGATAAACTCCGCCCCCAGCCCGAACACCGGGCTGACCACCTCCGAGGGCACGCGAAACTTCAGCATCAAAGGCACGTGGTAGGCCGTGGAGACCTGATCGCTGTGAATGCGCGCGATGGTGCGTCCGCTGAGCGCATCATTTTTATCGACATAACCGCTGGCCTGATCGACCGAATAATAAAATCCCGTCTCCAGCCCCAGCCAGCCCAGCGCGCGCAGCTCCAGGCTCAAGCCCCCCTTGGGGCCGACGCCGAAGTGCCCAAAATACTCGGGTTTGGGAAAGTAAACCTGATTTCCCTGCTCGCTGGTCAGCCGCGAATCATCCGGGATGCCCTGACCGGCCACCATCGTCACGCCGCCTTTGGCGCCGACGGCGATCTCCAGTTCGAAAGCCTCGGCGTGGGCGGGCACCGCCGCCAGCGCCAGACCCGAGAGCGCGGCCACCAGGGCCAGGGGAGCACACTTCATCATGACCTCATCCTATCCGGCCCACCCCACGCCATCATCGAGATGGGGAGAAGGCCACGATCCAATTCATCGCTTCAGCATCATGCGCCGGGGTCTGGCCTTCGGGCGAGTCGCGACAGGACGAGCATGCTCGCTCTCTTGGTCGCGCTGCTGCGCTCGGGTTGACTCCGGACGACGCGACCATACAACTTTGAACTCCTAACTCCAACATCGCTATGCGAGGTGAGCTTGGATCCCATCTTAAGTGTGGGCATCGACCTGGGCGGCACCAACGCGCGCCTGCAGGTCTTCAACGACGCCCTCCACCCCATCAGCGAGGCACACACACGCGTGCGCGAGCACTGCGAGCCCGAGGCGATCTGCCAGCAGCTCTGCAATCTTCTCAAAAGCGCCTGCCTCGACGCTCGTCTTAACGTCGGGCACCTTCAGGTCATCGGTGTCGGTCTGGCCGGGCAGCTTTCCCGGGACGGTCGCACAGTTCTCAACGCGCCGAACCTGGGCTGGCTCAACACCGCCTTCGCCCGGATCTTTGAGGAGGCCCTGGCGTCGGAGCTCGGTGTGGCGCCACCGGTGTACATCTTCAACGACCTCAACGCGCTGGTGTACGACGAGTGGCGTCTGGGAGCTGCCCGAGATGTGGGCGATGTGCTCGGCGTCTACGTGGGCACCGGCGTGGGAGGGGCAATCATCGCCGGCGGCCAGCTCATCCGCGGTCAGGGTAATAACGCCGGCGAGCTGGGTCACATGAAGGTGGTACCGGAGGGACGGCGCTGCGGCTGCGGTCAGCGCGGCTGTCTGGAAGCTTACGCCGGCGGCCGACATCTGGAAGCGAGGGTCGCCGAGACGCTCGACGCTCACCCCACCCTGCGAGACGCCCATCCGGAACTGGCCGGTGCCGTGCTCCAACTCTCGGCCATCGACCCACTCGCCGAACACCATCCCGCGCTCAGCGAGATCTGGGAGCAGACCAGCGATCTTCTCGCGTTGAGTCTGGCCAACGCCTGCACCCTGCTCAATCCGGCGGCGCTTATCTTAGGCGGCGGCGTCCTCGACCATTGCCCCAACCTGCGCAGGCGCGTTGTCGACAAGACCTTGCCCCTGGTGCTGGACGTTGCGCGCCGCGAGCTTCAGGTCTTGCAACCTCTTGGAGGCGCCGAATCCGGCCCCCGCGGAGCCGCCACACTCGCCATGCAGGAGCTCGCCGCGCCCCCCTCCTCCCCCATCCCCACCGTCCCCCCCGGTTCCCCCCGCTGACCGGGCGGTATTCGCGCCAACAAAACACCCGCGAAATCCTTGCGCAGCCTTGATTTTTTTCACGTTTTCCATTAAGGATTCGCACCCCTGTCGGCGCCGGCAACAGCGGGCCCTTCCCCCCTTCAAAACCACCCGCTTCGCGCCGATGTCTCTCCCGGACTTTGAGCCGGGTTTCCGTCAACATCCTCTGGAGATCACATGACGTGAACAGATTTCCTCAGATCCGACCGACTGCCCTCGATCCTGCCCACCAGAACTGGTGGGTCCGCGACGGCCTTCGCCCCGAAACCCACCGCCTCCAGATCGCCGGCCACGACGCCGAGCAACTCTTAAGGCACGTCGACCGGCCGCTCTTCGCCTATGACCTCGACCGGGTCGAAGCGAATTATATGAGGCTGCACGACGCCTTTGCCCGCCATGGACATCCCTTTCAGGTGTTCTTTGCGGTCAAAGCCAACCGTTTTAGACCGATCGTCGAGACTCTGCGCGCCACCGGCGTCGCCGGGATCGACGCCGCCAGCCCCCGCGAGGTCTTGTACGCGTTGGAGATGGGTTTCCCCGCTGAGAAAATCACCTTCACCAATGTGAGCGTCAGTCACCGCGATCTTGAGCAGCTCAAAGGGCTGCCGATCATGCTCAACTGCGACTCGTTGAGCGTTATCAACAAGGTCGCCGACGTTGACCCCGGCCGCGCCATCGGTCTGCGCATCAACCCGCAGGTCGGCGTGGGCATCAACGAAAACCTGACCTACGCCGGTCAGCGAGCCACCAAGTTCGGCATCTACCTCGATCGGCTGCCCGAAGCGCTGGAGCTGATTCAAAAGCGCGGCCTGCGCCTGCAGGGCCTGCATATGCACGTGGGCTGCGGCTGGACCGGCTCGGCCATCACCCAGTACTTCCAGGCCGTCGATCGCCTCACCGCAATCGCCCGCGACGTCATCGATACCCACGGCCCGCTGGAGTACCTCAACTTCGGCGGCGGACTGGGCGTGCCTCTGACCGCCGGCGATGGTTCGGTCGACGTCAACCTCTACTCCGAAGGCATCGTCGAGCGCGTGCGCCAGCTCGGGCTGGGCATCAAGGTCTGTGTGGAGCCGGGCGACTACATCGTCAAAGACTCCGGCGTGCTCCTCTCCGAGGTCGTGATGGTCGAGGAGAAGGGCGGCACCGAGTTTGTCGGTGTGAACACCGGCTTTAACGTGCACACCGGCGCCAGCCACTACGGCCTCTACCAGGAGTTCGTGCACACGACCCGCGCCGACTTCGGCCCGCAGAAGAACGTGACCATCGTGGGCAACATCAACGAGGTCATCGACGTCTTTGCCGCTGACCGCCCGATGCCCTTGATCGAAGAGGGCGACATCCTGGCGATGCTCAACGCCGGCGGCTACGGCGCTTCGATGATGATGGAGCACTGCCTGCGCGAGCCCGCCATGCAAATGGGGCTTTCGCAGAAGGGCAACCCTTTTGCGCACTCCTTCGATTCTTGAAGTGATACGCCTTGCTTGAGCGAGGCGGTCTGGAGCTATGACAGAACCTCCCCCCCCCATCCAGACCGCCTCGCTCACTCTGATCCGCTTCGATCGCGGTCGCCCCGAAGTATTCTGGGCGCGCCGCCGGGCGGATCGTTCGTTTCTTGGCGGATGTTTTGCGTTCTTTGCCGGCGGCCAGGAGCCCACCGACCGTGCTCTCCCCACAACGCTGACCTCGCGTGACCGTGGAGATGACGCGCCGGCGGCGCACGCCAGCGATCCTCACACCGGGGTAACTCGCAACGAAGACGTGCTGCGCGCCACCGCGCTCCGAGAGTGCTTTGAAGAGTGCGGCGCACTCTTCTGTGAGAGC encodes:
- a CDS encoding ROK family protein, with the translated sequence MDPILSVGIDLGGTNARLQVFNDALHPISEAHTRVREHCEPEAICQQLCNLLKSACLDARLNVGHLQVIGVGLAGQLSRDGRTVLNAPNLGWLNTAFARIFEEALASELGVAPPVYIFNDLNALVYDEWRLGAARDVGDVLGVYVGTGVGGAIIAGGQLIRGQGNNAGELGHMKVVPEGRRCGCGQRGCLEAYAGGRHLEARVAETLDAHPTLRDAHPELAGAVLQLSAIDPLAEHHPALSEIWEQTSDLLALSLANACTLLNPAALILGGGVLDHCPNLRRRVVDKTLPLVLDVARRELQVLQPLGGAESGPRGAATLAMQELAAPPSSPIPTVPPGSPR
- a CDS encoding TIGR00341 family protein; the encoded protein is MALRQVDIYLPPEHEPLGELKDAPSALSRHDLTFDDDSTLTSIVLETGDSDALLEWLHAKVGDIEGHRIVVREVLATLPRQGEEEGETTVEELGALQNGDENNEEEQDKGAAARISREEVYQDVTDAISVTSVHYALVALSTIVAAGGMLRDSSAVVIGAMVIAPLIGPNIALALGATLADWKLIRRSALVNFLGLLLGLGLAVLGGFFLPVDITVGEIASRTRAGLADVVLALAAGAAGVLSVTRGVSTALIGVMVAVALLPPLVTTGLLLGTAHWSGAYGAGMLTLINLVAINLAGIITFRIQGIRPMTWYGEEKARRLRFYAIGLWLVLMGLLIVVIVFAPPSSITGDEASSPSTTIETPLD
- the ppk1 gene encoding polyphosphate kinase 1 — encoded protein: MARQTSLRDSSLYLNRELNWLAFNARVFALAEDERVPLLERLKFLCISSTNLDEFFEIRVARLKHEIQVDTEIVGPDGMRPRQVLAQICERCSAFVEAQYRLLNEVLIPELEQEGVRFLKRASWSARQRAWVERYFQEEVLPVLSPMGIDPSHPFPRVVNKSLNFVVSLEGKDAFGRQSRMAVVPAPRSLPRLIQVPREVSGGAHDYVFLSSVIHAHVDELFAGMSVTGCYQFRITRNSELYVDEEEVEDLMIAVEDELYARNYGEAVRLEVADNCPMDVARFLLEQTELTEADLYQVNGPVNLNRLMMIPADLERADLKYPGFVPAPPPAAMRQGDIFEAIGQKTVLLHHPYQSFFPVLEFIRQAAADPNVLAIKQTLYRSDPESPLPQALAEAARAGKEVTAVVELRARFDEAFNIAIANRLQDAGAHVLYGVMGHKTHAKMALVVRREAGGLRRYVHLSTGNYNPRTARLYTDFGLMTADETITADAHRVFQQLTGLGKALKLKKLVQAPFHLHKRLLRLIRNEIKQAEAGGEGLIRAKMNQLTEPRLIRELYKASQAGVRVELVVRGICCLRPGVPGVSENIRVRSILGRFLEHSRVYYFHNAGDPKVYLASADWMQRNMFRRIEVAFPVEDEAHRARVIEEGLDVHFRDNLNAWELQADGSYVRVEAGEEEKIVVSQQSLLKSLSEG
- a CDS encoding diaminopimelate decarboxylase; the protein is MNRFPQIRPTALDPAHQNWWVRDGLRPETHRLQIAGHDAEQLLRHVDRPLFAYDLDRVEANYMRLHDAFARHGHPFQVFFAVKANRFRPIVETLRATGVAGIDAASPREVLYALEMGFPAEKITFTNVSVSHRDLEQLKGLPIMLNCDSLSVINKVADVDPGRAIGLRINPQVGVGINENLTYAGQRATKFGIYLDRLPEALELIQKRGLRLQGLHMHVGCGWTGSAITQYFQAVDRLTAIARDVIDTHGPLEYLNFGGGLGVPLTAGDGSVDVNLYSEGIVERVRQLGLGIKVCVEPGDYIVKDSGVLLSEVVMVEEKGGTEFVGVNTGFNVHTGASHYGLYQEFVHTTRADFGPQKNVTIVGNINEVIDVFAADRPMPLIEEGDILAMLNAGGYGASMMMEHCLREPAMQMGLSQKGNPFAHSFDS
- a CDS encoding peptidylprolyl isomerase; translated protein: MSQLKSFSEVPADYVGGEGELHAIIHTNHGVIDIKLFEARAPKTVANFVGLATGQRAYTDLNTFEESKGNYYDGVIFHRVIPGFMIQGGDPLGQGTGGPGYKFADEFHPELKHTKAGMLSMANAGPNTNGSQFFITLGPTPHLDNRHAVFGEVVAGMDVVETIGNLPRDRRDCPHEDAVMQKVEIKRV